One part of the Thermodesulfovibrio sp. 3462-1 genome encodes these proteins:
- a CDS encoding response regulator, with protein sequence MIFLIQCQKKVLIIENNRLVREVLMEYLRFFGYEGEIATSTVKSFSDYKFIIADYTTIKEWNLLKEIESIIFHKPVIILSTLNCPEEEIFKYNALCLTKPFYLQEFKEALRSIDEEFHKAAQ encoded by the coding sequence ATGATTTTTTTAATTCAGTGTCAGAAAAAAGTTCTGATTATTGAAAATAACCGACTTGTAAGAGAAGTCTTAATGGAGTATCTACGGTTCTTCGGCTATGAAGGTGAAATTGCTACATCAACTGTAAAATCATTTTCAGACTACAAATTTATTATAGCTGATTATACAACAATAAAGGAATGGAATCTTCTAAAAGAAATAGAGAGCATAATTTTTCATAAACCTGTGATAATTTTATCTACCTTGAACTGCCCTGAAGAAGAAATTTTCAAATATAATGCTCTCTGTCTTACCAAACCTTTTTATCTTCAAGAGTTTAAAGAGGCTTTAAGGAGCATTGATGAAGAATTTCATAAAGCAGCACAGTAG
- the rplI gene encoding 50S ribosomal protein L9 — MKVILKEDVHGLGKAGQIINVKDGYARNYLLPRGLALIADEKNLKALEYQKKKFEEEAKKKRQDAESVAERLSVLELIIKARAGEDQKLFGSITAKDVAEALQNQGFSIDKRQINILEPIKRLGEHEVEVKLHSNVSAKLKINVVGE; from the coding sequence ATGAAGGTAATTCTCAAAGAAGATGTTCATGGATTGGGTAAAGCAGGACAGATTATCAATGTAAAAGATGGATATGCAAGAAACTATCTTCTGCCAAGAGGACTTGCATTAATTGCTGATGAGAAAAACTTAAAAGCCCTTGAGTATCAAAAGAAAAAATTTGAAGAAGAAGCAAAGAAAAAGCGTCAGGATGCAGAATCAGTTGCAGAAAGACTCAGTGTTCTTGAACTTATAATTAAAGCAAGGGCTGGAGAAGACCAGAAACTTTTTGGTTCCATTACAGCAAAAGATGTAGCAGAAGCTTTACAAAATCAAGGTTTTTCCATTGACAAAAGACAGATCAACATCTTAGAGCCCATAAAAAGATTGGGAGAGCATGAAGTAGAGGTTAAACTCCATTCAAATGTCAGTGCAAAATTAAAGATTAATGTTGTAGGAGAATAA